Proteins encoded in a region of the uncultured Pseudodesulfovibrio sp. genome:
- a CDS encoding glycosyltransferase family 9 protein, translating into MTQKPILILQMQRMGDLILSYPLMLWLARRYPGHPIFVAAEQTFYEPLMRLSPAATYFPWSGVAHLEKHDYELVLNLSIQEKAAVLAGRVRAEAKLGPVQTDDGTRRVYGDWQLYRTSLVRNNLYNRFHWGELNALDAIPFTDIKATRFSDPRTLPGSNKVGLFLGASDAAKRPTAEFWAGLVDELHGRGLRSVLFGGPAEKALGAEVARLAKGPTLNLCGTLGLDEFGAVGQTLGLFITPDTGPMHLAAWTGLKCLNLSMGNVNPWETGPISPGHYVLRADLPCAKGCWQCTQPSLLCHEPFKPSRVAGLAKRLVGGADSDRLARLDLPGMTLFETGRSELGLYHLHRLDQAEPDDERLASRFWQSLFGGIFGLWDDRPAIQAWGRLAQNAPETAESLLTHIPEMGRQFKHGLRSGAVLDPAFWADSPAMARPFTGFAHMYLENKDYSRDAWVHVLTLLERLVNACD; encoded by the coding sequence ATGACCCAAAAGCCCATCCTCATACTGCAGATGCAGCGCATGGGGGATCTGATCCTCTCCTATCCGCTGATGCTCTGGCTGGCCCGCCGCTACCCGGGACATCCGATCTTCGTGGCCGCCGAACAGACTTTTTACGAACCGCTCATGCGCCTTTCGCCCGCGGCCACCTACTTTCCGTGGTCCGGGGTCGCCCATCTGGAAAAACACGATTACGAACTGGTCCTGAACCTGTCCATTCAGGAAAAGGCCGCCGTGCTCGCGGGCAGGGTCCGGGCAGAGGCCAAGCTCGGACCGGTCCAGACCGATGACGGCACCCGGCGGGTGTATGGCGACTGGCAGCTCTACCGGACCTCACTGGTGCGCAACAACCTGTACAACCGGTTCCACTGGGGAGAGCTCAACGCCCTGGACGCCATCCCGTTTACCGACATCAAGGCCACCCGGTTCTCCGATCCCCGGACGCTGCCCGGCTCCAACAAGGTCGGGCTCTTCCTCGGGGCCAGCGACGCGGCCAAGCGTCCGACAGCCGAGTTCTGGGCCGGGCTGGTGGACGAACTCCACGGACGCGGCCTGCGCTCCGTGCTCTTCGGCGGCCCTGCGGAAAAGGCCCTCGGCGCCGAGGTGGCCCGGCTGGCCAAGGGGCCGACCCTGAATCTCTGCGGCACCCTGGGGCTGGACGAATTCGGGGCCGTGGGCCAGACATTGGGGTTGTTCATCACCCCGGACACCGGCCCCATGCACCTGGCCGCCTGGACCGGCCTCAAATGCCTGAACCTGTCCATGGGCAACGTCAACCCGTGGGAGACCGGCCCGATCTCTCCCGGCCACTATGTGCTCCGCGCCGACCTGCCCTGCGCCAAAGGGTGCTGGCAGTGCACCCAGCCGTCCCTGCTCTGCCACGAGCCGTTCAAGCCGAGCCGCGTGGCCGGGTTGGCCAAGCGGCTGGTCGGGGGCGCGGACAGTGACCGGCTGGCCCGGCTGGACCTTCCCGGCATGACCCTGTTCGAAACCGGCAGGTCCGAACTCGGTCTGTATCATTTACATAGGCTCGATCAGGCGGAGCCCGACGACGAGCGGCTCGCCTCCCGCTTCTGGCAGTCCCTGTTCGGCGGGATATTCGGGCTGTGGGACGATCGGCCCGCCATTCAGGCGTGGGGCAGGCTCGCTCAAAACGCGCCAGAAACGGCCGAAAGCCTCCTGACCCACATCCCGGAGATGGGCCGACAGTTCAAGCACGGCCTGCGCTCCGGCGCGGTCCTGGACCCGGCCTTCTGGGCGGACAGCCCGGCCATGGCCCGGCCATTCACGGGATTCGCGCACATGTATCTGGAAAACAAGGACTACTCCCGCGACGCCTGGGTGCATGTGCTGACGTTGCTGGAACGACTGGTCAACGCCTGCGACTAG